From one Halothece sp. PCC 7418 genomic stretch:
- a CDS encoding BamA/TamA family outer membrane protein — translation MSRLSPVLATALFCSVISSKEGVVAQTLTNVEPKNLSRRLRLFKQNAPTLTVGQNNHSDPSLTPETSSLESTPVTEETPQNLSQNNNSDPSLTPETSSPAEEPQVLIVEVDVEGVEGRLEDVVFEATNVQPGRLTTRSQLQEDVNAIFATGFFRNVRVVPEDTPLGVRVTFVVEPNPVLEQVQVNTVPEEAETRVLPESVVNNIFSEQYGEILNLQELQANIEELNQWYQDNGYDLAQVVGSPEVSPDGVVTLTVAEGVIEEIQVKTFDEEGNEIEGRTRDFIVTREVELSQGDVFQRETARADLERIFGLGIFEDASLSFSPGEDPRKVVLNFEVVEGNTGSIGAGAGISSESGLFGTISYQEQNLGGNNQNLSAEVQVGGRTFLFNTRFVDPWIAGDPNRTSYAVDLFRRRSISVIFDEGETNVDLPNGDSPRVVRTGGGVTFSRPLAPDPFTRPDWRLSAGLEYNRVQIQDEDGDISPVDELGNQLAFDESGEDDLFLVELDAVRDRRDNPRQPTDGSVLRLGIDQSIPLGSGNILFNRVRGSYSYFIPVDFTSFSEEGGETLAFNVQAGTVFGDLPPYEAFSLGGTNSVRGYDFGDVGAGRSFVQATAEYRFPIFSIVGGALFIDVGTDLGTGDDVPGEPAEVRDKPGSGFGYGAGVRVQSPLGSIRVDFGLNDEGDSRIHFGIGERF, via the coding sequence ATGTCTCGCTTATCTCCTGTCTTAGCAACAGCCCTTTTTTGTTCTGTCATCAGTTCCAAAGAGGGAGTTGTTGCCCAAACCTTAACCAATGTAGAACCCAAAAATTTAAGTCGCAGATTACGCCTTTTTAAACAGAATGCGCCGACTTTGACCGTTGGTCAAAACAATCATTCTGATCCTTCCCTAACCCCTGAGACTTCTTCTCTCGAATCCACCCCAGTAACGGAAGAGACCCCCCAGAATCTCAGTCAAAACAATAATTCCGATCCTTCCCTAACCCCTGAGACTTCTTCTCCCGCAGAAGAACCGCAAGTGTTAATTGTGGAAGTAGATGTGGAAGGTGTAGAAGGACGTTTGGAAGATGTTGTCTTTGAAGCCACCAATGTCCAGCCTGGACGCTTAACCACGCGATCGCAACTGCAAGAAGATGTCAATGCGATTTTTGCAACGGGTTTTTTCCGCAACGTGAGAGTGGTCCCCGAAGATACCCCCCTCGGGGTGCGGGTGACCTTTGTTGTCGAACCGAACCCCGTTTTAGAACAAGTGCAGGTGAATACGGTTCCAGAAGAAGCAGAAACCAGAGTGCTACCCGAATCGGTGGTCAATAACATTTTCAGCGAACAGTATGGGGAAATTCTCAATTTACAGGAACTGCAAGCCAACATTGAAGAACTGAATCAGTGGTATCAAGACAATGGCTATGACTTAGCGCAAGTGGTCGGTTCCCCCGAGGTTTCTCCCGATGGCGTAGTCACCTTAACGGTTGCAGAAGGAGTCATTGAAGAGATTCAGGTCAAAACCTTTGATGAAGAAGGAAATGAAATTGAAGGACGCACCCGCGACTTCATTGTCACCCGAGAAGTCGAATTATCCCAAGGGGATGTTTTTCAACGGGAAACCGCTCGCGCTGACTTAGAACGGATTTTTGGCTTAGGCATTTTTGAAGATGCTAGTCTTTCTTTTAGCCCCGGTGAAGATCCTCGTAAAGTAGTGTTGAATTTTGAAGTGGTTGAAGGCAATACGGGTTCCATTGGTGCAGGGGCTGGAATTAGTTCGGAAAGTGGTTTGTTTGGAACAATCAGCTACCAAGAACAGAATTTAGGCGGGAATAATCAAAATTTATCCGCAGAAGTGCAAGTGGGCGGACGGACGTTCCTGTTTAATACCCGATTTGTTGATCCTTGGATTGCAGGAGATCCCAATCGCACCTCCTACGCGGTGGATTTGTTCCGTCGCCGTTCCATTTCTGTGATTTTTGATGAAGGGGAAACCAATGTCGATTTACCGAATGGCGATAGTCCCCGTGTGGTTAGAACAGGGGGTGGGGTTACTTTTAGTCGTCCTCTCGCTCCCGATCCCTTTACCCGCCCCGATTGGAGACTGTCGGCGGGACTAGAGTATAACCGCGTTCAAATTCAAGATGAGGATGGTGATATTTCCCCAGTCGATGAATTGGGGAATCAACTCGCTTTTGATGAGAGTGGGGAAGATGATTTGTTTTTGGTGGAATTAGATGCGGTGCGCGATCGTCGCGATAATCCCCGTCAACCGACTGATGGTTCCGTGTTACGTTTAGGAATTGATCAATCCATTCCCTTGGGTTCTGGTAATATTCTCTTTAATCGAGTGCGCGGAAGTTATAGTTATTTCATCCCCGTGGACTTTACTAGTTTCAGTGAAGAAGGAGGAGAAACCCTTGCTTTTAATGTCCAAGCTGGAACCGTCTTCGGCGATTTACCTCCTTATGAAGCCTTCTCCCTCGGAGGGACGAATTCGGTACGAGGCTATGACTTTGGAGATGTGGGGGCGGGACGCAGCTTTGTCCAAGCCACCGCAGAATATCGTTTTCCCATTTTTTCGATTGTTGGCGGGGCGTTATTTATTGATGTCGGTACTGATTTAGGTACTGGTGACGATGTTCCAGGAGAGCCAGCTGAAGTCCGAGATAAACCGGGTAGTGGCTTTGGCTATGGGGCTGGCGTTCGCGTGCAATCTCCCCTCGGATCGATTCGAGTTGACTTTGGACTCAATGATGAAGGCGACAGTCGGATTCATTTTGGGATTGGAGAACGCTTTTAA
- a CDS encoding DUF2283 domain-containing protein — MNNSKMAYFAQEDILHLMISDEPEADSREISPNITAELNEAGELIGVEILQASSFIKDTILELVQAQLFEMTGSDGKVGADSASKKLAIRIGEQYRLYRLCYLQKCRQLNHCDFEGDSL, encoded by the coding sequence ATGAATAACTCAAAAATGGCATATTTTGCTCAGGAAGACATTCTGCACTTAATGATTTCCGACGAACCTGAAGCGGATAGTCGCGAAATTAGTCCCAATATCACAGCAGAACTTAATGAAGCAGGAGAGTTGATTGGCGTTGAAATTCTTCAGGCAAGCTCGTTTATCAAAGATACAATTTTAGAATTAGTGCAAGCTCAGTTGTTTGAAATGACTGGATCAGATGGAAAAGTTGGCGCGGACTCCGCCTCAAAAAAATTGGCTATTCGCATCGGTGAGCAATACAGATTATATAGACTCTGCTATCTTCAGAAATGTCGCCAACTTAATCATTGTGATTTTGAAGGTGATAGTTTATGA
- the htpG gene encoding molecular chaperone HtpG → MTVLEQGKITIHSENIFPIIKKSLYTNHEIFLRELISNAVDAISKVKMASLSGEMKEDVGEPEIKIHLDQGKRQISVSDNGIGMTADEIKKYINQVAFSSAEDFIQKYQDSANQLIGHFGLGFYSCFMVAEKVEIDTLSYKEGAEPVHWSCDGSPQFTLEASDRKTRGTTITVTLLEEEKEYAEQQRIRQLVKTYCDFMPVPIKLEGEAINRQRAIWKESPRDLTDEDYLEFYRYLYPYQEDPLLWVHLNTDYPFLLTGILYFPKLKPDVDVSRGHIKLFCNQVFVSDNCEEIIPEFLLPLRGVIDSPDIPLNVSRSALTANRTVRRIADYITKKIGDRLKSLYEDNPKKYINSWQDLGTFVKYGALRDEKFKKQVEDIIIFRSSADLGSDTPQVEVQKEGGDEWEDATPTENATDENGYYYTTLKDYLERNKEKHENRVFYCTDPSTQSTYVELYKNQGLEVLFMDSFIDNNYFIPFLEQEYSNLQFTRVDAELDDTLVENDQGGEIVDPQTNKTRNEVVKELFESAINNSNVNIKTQAIKSDDPQNAPPAMVLLPEAMRRMQEMTALMQQQSMQFPDQHVLVVNTAHPLIQNLVKLNQGGIIQSSTGESSSSEFAKMMCRHVYDLALMAQKAFDAEGMQQFIERSNQVLTRLTN, encoded by the coding sequence ATGACTGTATTAGAACAAGGGAAAATCACGATTCATAGTGAAAATATTTTCCCCATTATCAAGAAATCTCTCTACACCAACCACGAAATCTTCTTACGGGAATTAATTTCTAACGCCGTTGATGCGATTAGCAAAGTAAAAATGGCATCCCTTTCTGGGGAGATGAAAGAGGATGTGGGTGAACCCGAAATTAAAATTCATCTCGATCAAGGAAAACGACAAATTTCGGTCTCTGATAATGGGATTGGGATGACCGCCGATGAAATCAAAAAATACATTAACCAAGTTGCGTTTTCCAGTGCGGAAGACTTCATTCAAAAATATCAAGATAGCGCCAACCAACTCATTGGTCATTTTGGCTTAGGGTTTTATTCCTGTTTCATGGTTGCGGAAAAGGTGGAAATTGATACGTTATCTTATAAAGAAGGAGCAGAGCCCGTTCATTGGAGTTGTGACGGTTCTCCCCAATTTACCTTAGAAGCGTCGGATCGCAAAACTCGCGGAACCACCATTACCGTTACGCTTTTAGAAGAAGAAAAAGAATACGCCGAACAACAACGGATTCGCCAGTTAGTCAAAACCTACTGCGATTTTATGCCCGTTCCCATTAAATTAGAAGGAGAAGCAATTAATCGTCAACGGGCTATTTGGAAAGAATCTCCTCGCGACTTAACCGACGAAGACTATCTCGAATTTTATCGTTATTTATATCCCTATCAAGAAGATCCCTTACTCTGGGTTCACCTGAATACCGACTATCCGTTTCTCCTCACTGGAATCCTCTATTTCCCGAAATTAAAACCCGATGTTGATGTCAGTCGGGGACACATTAAACTGTTCTGTAACCAAGTTTTTGTCAGTGACAACTGTGAGGAAATTATTCCCGAGTTCTTGTTACCCTTGCGCGGAGTGATTGACAGCCCTGATATTCCCTTAAATGTCTCGCGGAGTGCGTTAACGGCTAACCGCACGGTTCGTCGGATTGCTGATTATATTACGAAAAAAATTGGCGATCGCCTCAAATCCCTTTACGAAGATAATCCCAAAAAATATATCAATAGTTGGCAAGATTTGGGAACTTTTGTTAAGTACGGTGCGCTCCGAGATGAGAAATTCAAGAAACAAGTGGAAGACATTATTATCTTCCGCAGTAGTGCCGATTTAGGGAGTGATACTCCACAAGTGGAAGTGCAAAAAGAAGGGGGAGATGAGTGGGAAGATGCAACCCCCACTGAAAACGCCACTGACGAAAACGGGTATTATTACACCACCCTGAAAGACTATCTGGAACGGAATAAAGAAAAACATGAAAATCGAGTTTTCTACTGTACAGATCCTTCTACCCAAAGCACCTATGTGGAACTGTACAAAAATCAAGGCTTAGAAGTCTTGTTCATGGACTCGTTTATTGATAATAATTACTTCATTCCCTTCTTAGAACAGGAGTATTCTAACCTGCAATTTACCCGTGTTGATGCCGAATTAGATGACACTTTAGTCGAGAATGATCAAGGGGGAGAAATTGTTGATCCGCAGACCAATAAAACGCGGAATGAAGTGGTGAAAGAGTTATTTGAAAGTGCGATTAATAACTCCAATGTGAATATTAAAACCCAAGCGATTAAATCGGATGATCCGCAAAATGCACCCCCAGCAATGGTACTCTTACCCGAAGCCATGCGACGGATGCAGGAAATGACTGCATTAATGCAACAACAGTCGATGCAATTCCCCGATCAGCACGTTTTAGTGGTGAATACGGCTCATCCTCTCATTCAAAATCTGGTTAAACTCAATCAAGGGGGAATTATTCAAAGCAGTACAGGTGAGTCCTCTTCCAGTGAGTTCGCTAAAATGATGTGTCGTCATGTGTATGACTTGGCGTTAATGGCACAAAAAGCCTTTGATGCGGAAGGAATGCAACAGTTTATTGAGCGGTCTAACCAAGTTTTAACTCGGTTGACGAATTGA
- a CDS encoding reverse transcriptase domain-containing protein, producing the protein MVINLPQGQLIEKKRSKREQKSSLLLLKKSPEELRTKFFELNSPRDVAKLLGISYGRLVYHIYIVSEANRYKTFEIPKRSGGVRQISTPRTALKIIQWKLNQVLQAVYKPKPSAHGFVPNKNIVTNAQAHSKKRYVLNLDLKDFFPSVNFGRVRGMFMGTPYSLNANVATVLAQICCHNNQLPQGAPTSPIITNMICAKMDSQLQHLAKSCKATYTRYADDITFSTTLKQFPESLARVITEEGEERVILGEPLLGIIAENGFEVNEQKIRLQTKGNHQEVTGLTTNQFPNVDRRFVRQIRAMLHAWQKFGLEAAEAEHRERYRNKANFPGKSESNFKEVLRGKIEFIGMVKGRNNEIYQKYLQWYVKLLKFGSN; encoded by the coding sequence ATGGTAATTAACTTACCACAGGGACAACTAATCGAGAAAAAGCGTTCTAAGAGAGAACAAAAAAGCTCTCTTTTGCTTTTGAAAAAAAGTCCTGAAGAGTTACGCACCAAGTTTTTTGAGTTAAATAGTCCTCGTGATGTTGCGAAACTGTTAGGAATTTCCTATGGTCGTTTGGTTTACCATATTTATATCGTTTCAGAAGCTAATCGTTACAAAACATTTGAAATCCCCAAACGATCTGGAGGTGTTCGCCAGATATCAACGCCAAGAACAGCATTGAAAATTATTCAATGGAAACTCAACCAAGTGTTGCAAGCCGTCTATAAACCGAAACCCTCTGCACATGGTTTTGTTCCTAATAAAAATATTGTTACGAATGCCCAAGCCCATTCCAAAAAACGTTATGTTCTCAATTTAGACTTAAAAGACTTTTTTCCCTCCGTTAATTTTGGTCGGGTTCGGGGAATGTTTATGGGAACTCCCTATAGTTTAAATGCCAATGTAGCGACAGTATTGGCTCAAATTTGCTGCCATAATAACCAACTTCCCCAAGGCGCACCCACTTCTCCGATAATTACAAATATGATTTGCGCGAAAATGGATAGCCAGTTACAGCATTTAGCAAAAAGTTGTAAAGCTACTTATACCCGATACGCTGATGATATTACATTTTCAACAACCTTAAAACAATTTCCTGAGTCTTTAGCAAGAGTCATCACAGAAGAAGGAGAAGAAAGAGTTATTTTAGGAGAGCCTTTGCTGGGAATTATTGCTGAAAATGGTTTTGAAGTTAATGAACAAAAAATTAGATTACAAACCAAGGGAAATCATCAAGAAGTAACAGGGTTAACAACTAACCAGTTTCCGAATGTTGACCGTCGTTTTGTCCGTCAAATTCGAGCGATGCTTCATGCTTGGCAGAAATTTGGCTTAGAAGCAGCAGAAGCAGAACATCGGGAAAGGTATAGAAATAAAGCAAACTTTCCAGGAAAAAGTGAATCTAATTTTAAGGAGGTACTTCGAGGAAAAATAGAATTTATTGGAATGGTTAAAGGGAGAAATAATGAAATATACCAAAAATATTTACAGTGGTATGTAAAGTTATTAAAATTTGGTAGTAATTAA
- a CDS encoding DUF948 domain-containing protein gives MINHSGMSDPVFWLALSLFLVAISLSAVLVAAFPAFLELARVARSAEKFFDTLEKELPSTLEAIRLTGEELTELTNEVNTGVKSASQVAKRLDRGVTTAKNQAQGVKKQTRGVIAGVRVAWKTWRGTQ, from the coding sequence ATGATCAATCATAGTGGCATGAGTGACCCTGTATTTTGGCTGGCGTTATCCCTGTTTCTCGTTGCGATTAGCCTGAGCGCTGTCCTAGTCGCAGCGTTCCCTGCATTTTTGGAACTGGCGCGAGTGGCTCGTAGTGCAGAAAAGTTTTTTGATACCTTAGAAAAAGAACTCCCCTCGACTTTAGAAGCGATTCGCCTCACAGGGGAAGAACTGACGGAATTGACGAATGAAGTCAATACAGGAGTTAAAAGTGCGTCTCAGGTGGCAAAACGGCTTGATCGCGGGGTGACAACGGCTAAAAATCAAGCGCAGGGGGTGAAAAAGCAAACCCGAGGAGTGATTGCTGGTGTAAGAGTGGCTTGGAAAACTTGGCGGGGAACGCAGTGA
- the purC gene encoding phosphoribosylaminoimidazolesuccinocarboxamide synthase, protein MEKLYEGKAKIIYPTDDPQILLTHFKDDATAFNAQKKGTIAQKGVINCRISSTLFQLLEQQGIATHYIDQVASNQMRVKAVTILPLEVVVRNIAAGSLCRQTGLEEGTVLPFPLVEFYYKKDELGDPLLTRDRVLILNLASLNQLEQLQSKALAINTYLKTFFSDCQITLVDFKLEFGLDAEENLLLADEISPDTCRLWDQSQTDDPQGRVLDKDRFRKDLGNVESAYEEVQTRILSQIELTTRNE, encoded by the coding sequence ATGGAAAAACTATACGAAGGAAAAGCAAAAATCATCTATCCCACGGATGACCCACAAATTTTATTAACCCACTTTAAAGACGACGCAACCGCGTTTAACGCCCAGAAAAAAGGCACGATCGCGCAAAAAGGGGTCATCAATTGTCGCATCAGCAGTACACTGTTTCAACTCCTTGAACAACAAGGGATTGCTACCCACTATATTGATCAAGTTGCCTCAAACCAAATGCGAGTGAAAGCAGTCACTATTTTACCGTTAGAGGTAGTGGTACGCAACATTGCTGCAGGAAGTTTGTGCCGACAAACAGGGCTGGAAGAAGGAACAGTTTTGCCCTTTCCCCTAGTTGAATTTTATTACAAAAAAGATGAGTTAGGCGACCCCCTACTGACGCGCGATCGCGTTTTAATTCTCAATCTAGCCAGTCTTAACCAACTCGAACAACTGCAAAGTAAAGCACTGGCGATTAATACTTATCTGAAAACCTTTTTTAGCGATTGTCAGATTACACTGGTTGATTTCAAATTAGAATTTGGTTTAGATGCCGAGGAAAATTTACTGCTGGCTGACGAAATTAGCCCTGACACTTGTCGTCTTTGGGATCAAAGCCAAACTGATGATCCCCAAGGACGAGTCTTGGATAAAGACCGCTTTCGTAAAGATTTAGGAAATGTAGAATCCGCTTATGAGGAGGTGCAAACGCGAATATTGTCACAAATTGAATTGACAACTCGTAACGAATAA
- a CDS encoding RNA-guided endonuclease TnpB family protein, whose product MYGCQQNRIKPSSEVIPILEHICYTANNLTNCGIYLARQTFFNEKRIIGKYEPEEVLKGQVNFKALYSQCAQQVLRSVAESFKSYKGLRKAFFKGEISNHPKLPNYRNKGGMAVASYPKQALKLKSGQVRVPLGKTIKAWFGRSEFFVPFPSNLEWESIKELRILPRNREFYIEWVYERPEVKTTVNSTEALGVDPGLDNWLTCVSTIGESFIIDGRKVKSLNQNYNRRVSSLKEGKPQGYWDFELARITEKRNRQIRDAVNKAAKMVINYCLNKDIGIIVFGWNKGQRQGVNIGKKNNQNFVQIPTAKLKNRIQQLAKEHGIEFVETEESYTSKASFLDRDLLPTFGEKPERWQPSGQRVTRGCYQDSKGRIVNADANAAANILRKVEIQLGLVLAKVCRAALNLPQRFYLWNSKRKARSIMALGGAVC is encoded by the coding sequence ATGTATGGATGTCAGCAAAATCGAATTAAACCAAGCTCTGAGGTCATTCCCATATTAGAACATATTTGCTATACGGCTAATAATCTCACTAATTGTGGGATTTATCTGGCTCGTCAAACTTTCTTTAATGAGAAAAGAATTATTGGCAAGTATGAACCAGAAGAAGTCCTAAAAGGACAGGTCAACTTCAAAGCCCTCTACTCTCAATGCGCTCAACAGGTTCTTAGAAGCGTTGCAGAATCTTTTAAGTCCTATAAGGGTTTGAGAAAAGCCTTTTTCAAAGGAGAAATTAGTAATCATCCTAAACTTCCCAATTATAGAAATAAAGGAGGGATGGCGGTTGCTTCCTACCCAAAACAAGCTCTGAAGTTAAAGAGTGGTCAAGTTAGAGTTCCTTTAGGGAAAACAATTAAAGCGTGGTTTGGTCGATCAGAGTTTTTTGTTCCTTTTCCTTCTAATTTAGAATGGGAGAGCATTAAAGAGTTAAGAATTCTTCCTAGAAACCGAGAGTTTTATATCGAATGGGTGTATGAAAGACCTGAAGTGAAAACTACAGTTAATTCTACCGAAGCACTAGGGGTTGATCCAGGCTTGGATAATTGGTTAACTTGCGTTTCCACCATTGGAGAGTCTTTTATCATTGATGGGAGGAAAGTTAAATCTCTCAATCAGAACTATAACCGTCGAGTGTCTTCTCTTAAAGAGGGAAAACCTCAAGGTTATTGGGACTTTGAGTTAGCTAGAATCACCGAAAAACGAAACCGTCAAATCCGAGATGCTGTTAATAAAGCAGCGAAAATGGTGATTAACTATTGCCTTAATAAGGATATAGGAATCATCGTTTTCGGTTGGAATAAAGGTCAGCGTCAAGGAGTCAATATAGGGAAGAAAAACAATCAGAACTTTGTCCAGATTCCCACTGCTAAATTAAAAAATCGGATTCAGCAGTTAGCAAAGGAACACGGTATTGAGTTTGTAGAAACTGAAGAATCTTATACCTCAAAAGCCTCTTTTCTAGATCGTGATTTGCTACCGACCTTCGGTGAAAAACCCGAAAGGTGGCAACCATCAGGACAAAGAGTGACCAGAGGGTGCTATCAAGATTCAAAAGGAAGAATTGTAAATGCCGATGCAAACGCAGCAGCAAACATCCTCCGAAAAGTAGAGATACAGCTAGGATTAGTCCTAGCCAAGGTCTGTAGAGCAGCTTTGAACCTGCCCCAGAGATTTTATCTTTGGAACTCCAAACGAAAAGCGCGAAGCATTATGGCTTTAGGAGGGGCTGTGTGCTGA
- a CDS encoding Uma2 family endonuclease, which produces MRRPIAPIKVKWEKLPPDYTLPDDPVDNIAQPLLAEALSDSLDLASYLGETAFTCTNYGICAVVDGKIVVKAPDWAYVAQTWVSREAIERSYTPKLEGEIPTIVMEFLSETEGTEYSIKPTYPPGKWFFYEQVLQVPHYVIFEIATGKLEVYQLNSSQVYDLQQPDDKGRYWIAGLNLYLGVWEGTHRNRSGYWLRWWNEQEALLLWGTELAQRERDRAERLKAQLRSLGIEPEDS; this is translated from the coding sequence ATGCGTCGCCCGATCGCGCCAATAAAAGTAAAATGGGAAAAACTTCCCCCAGACTACACTCTCCCTGATGATCCCGTGGATAATATCGCTCAACCCCTCCTCGCTGAAGCCCTTAGCGACAGTTTAGATCTGGCTAGCTATTTGGGGGAAACCGCCTTTACTTGCACCAATTACGGCATCTGCGCGGTTGTGGATGGCAAAATTGTCGTCAAAGCTCCCGATTGGGCTTATGTGGCGCAAACATGGGTCTCTCGGGAAGCAATTGAAAGAAGCTACACCCCAAAATTAGAGGGCGAGATTCCAACCATTGTCATGGAATTTCTCTCCGAAACCGAGGGAACCGAATACTCCATTAAACCCACTTATCCCCCTGGAAAATGGTTTTTCTATGAACAAGTTTTACAAGTTCCTCACTATGTTATTTTTGAGATTGCCACAGGGAAATTAGAAGTTTATCAGTTAAACTCGTCTCAGGTTTATGACTTACAACAACCTGATGATAAAGGGCGGTATTGGATTGCTGGATTAAACTTATATTTGGGCGTATGGGAAGGAACACACCGTAATCGTAGCGGTTACTGGTTGCGTTGGTGGAATGAACAGGAAGCGTTATTATTGTGGGGAACTGAGTTAGCTCAAAGAGAGCGCGATCGCGCTGAACGTCTTAAGGCTCAGTTGCGCTCATTGGGGATTGAACCTGAGGATAGTTAA